The Quercus robur chromosome 3, dhQueRobu3.1, whole genome shotgun sequence DNA segment GAAAAGCTTTCCAATCGCTCGACAAGTTCGGTAGAATGGCACAAGACAGTGCAGGTGCTTTCATTACATCAGATTTTGGTGCCATCCGGTATCGAAGATTGAAGCTTGACAACGATGGTAATCTCAAAATTTACAGTTTCGATACAGATCTTGGTCAGTGGATCATCGTTTGGAAAGCAGTCCAAGAATCCTGTACAATTTTCGGCACATGTGGGCCTAATGCTATCTGTATCAGCGATGGCTCAAATTCCAGTACCAGTTGTGTATGCCCACCTGGGTTCAAGCCAAATAGAACCGCAATAGAAGGATGTGAAATCAAAATTCCGATGACAAATCCGGAAAATACCAAATTTCTTCAGCTTGATTACATCAATTATACCAGCGGGCCAAGTCAGACCAAACGGATTGATGCTTATAATTTCACGTTTTGTCAAGCTAGCTGCAAAAGAGAACCGAATTGTCGAGGGTTTGGATTCAAGTATGATGGAAAAGGCTATTGTGCTCTTCAGCTTGAAAAACTAGTATATGGGTACTGGTCACCAGGCACTGAGGCTGCAATGTTTTTGCGTGTGGACAGTTCAGAGAAAGATGTATCAAACTTCAGCGGCATGACACAGTTGTTGGAAACTACATGCCCTGTTAAGATAAGCCTGCCTTTACCGCCAGAAGAATCCAACACTACAACCAGAAACATAGCGATAGTGTGTACCCTCTTCGCTGCTGAGCTGATTTCAGGGGTGATTTTCTTTTGGGGTTTTCTAAAGAGGTACATAAAGTACAGAGAAATGGCTCAGACTCTTAGCCTTGAGTTGCTTCCAGCAGGTGGACCTAAAAGATTCACATACGCTGAGCTCAAAGCTGCCACTGGTGACTTCTCGAACTTAATTGGTAGAGGAGGATTCGGCGATGTCTATAAAGGCGAGTTAACTGATCATCGTGTTGTTGCGGTTAAGGTGTTGAAACATGTTACAGGTGGTGATGCTGAGTTCTGGGCTGAGGTTACTATTATTGCAAGGATGCACCATCTCAACTTGGTGAGGCTATGGGGTTTTTGTGCTGAGAAAGGTAAAAGAATACTTGTCTATGAGTATGTCCCTAATGGATCACTTGACAAGTACATATTCAGTCAGGGTAAGGTTAAATTTTCAGAGTCAGAGAGCGAGATGGTAATGAGTCCTCCTCCAACCCCAGTACTTGATTGGAATATCCGGTACAGGATTGGGCTTGGTGTGGCAAGAGCAATTGCGTATTTACATGAGGAGTGCTTGGAGTGGGTTTTACATTGTGATATTAAGCCCGAAAATATATTATTGGGGGG contains these protein-coding regions:
- the LOC126717771 gene encoding G-type lectin S-receptor-like serine/threonine-protein kinase At5g24080, which encodes MSTTTILLLSFLFSILLSNLPPSSAQQQPLTLSSFNSSNSPWLPTQNRTLLSPNSVFAAGFKEIPTSPKHYTFSIWYHNLSINEIVWSTNENTPFNASAPLFITTSGNLTLNDISGHNVWPSSASGNPNSTSLSINNDGNLIFSTWQSFNFPTDTILPTQNISGTQIISKNGKYSFSNSTRLVLISSTDSYWVAGKAFQSLDKFGRMAQDSAGAFITSDFGAIRYRRLKLDNDGNLKIYSFDTDLGQWIIVWKAVQESCTIFGTCGPNAICISDGSNSSTSCVCPPGFKPNRTAIEGCEIKIPMTNPENTKFLQLDYINYTSGPSQTKRIDAYNFTFCQASCKREPNCRGFGFKYDGKGYCALQLEKLVYGYWSPGTEAAMFLRVDSSEKDVSNFSGMTQLLETTCPVKISLPLPPEESNTTTRNIAIVCTLFAAELISGVIFFWGFLKRYIKYREMAQTLSLELLPAGGPKRFTYAELKAATGDFSNLIGRGGFGDVYKGELTDHRVVAVKVLKHVTGGDAEFWAEVTIIARMHHLNLVRLWGFCAEKGKRILVYEYVPNGSLDKYIFSQGKVKFSESESEMVMSPPPTPVLDWNIRYRIGLGVARAIAYLHEECLEWVLHCDIKPENILLGGDFCPKISDFGLAKLRKKEERVSMSRIRGTRGYMAPEWVGGDPITSKADVYSFGMVLLELVTGTRNFEMQGSVMESEDWYFPRWAFDKVFKEFRVEDILDSQIKHSYDNRAHFNLVDRMVKTAMWCLQDQPEMRPSMGKVAKMLEGTVEITEPNKPTIFFLEDE